A single genomic interval of Acidobacteriota bacterium harbors:
- a CDS encoding DUF4910 domain-containing protein, with product MKKAKILSLAISILIALTVQLEARNHDPVLSEKDLRALNNEISGERTLDAIRHMAHFHRLQPGRDYLQAAEWVAEQAKKSGLSDVRIERYPADGDISYSMTRSSPAWDVRFAELWITRPKEEKLTSFHDIPVSLAIMSRSCDVEGELIFVGAGTSRSDYENRSVKGNVVLATGPMGSVTSLAVDGYGALGVVVINQRFAHDEPDAVSTTRIRDETPAFGFGLSRRRGEELRDRLLRGEKIFVRAVVETEIGPGHYENVVAVIPGTELAGEEILLTAHLCHYKPGANDNASGSACLLEIGRALVRLIEDGKIKRPKRTLRFLWVPEFSGSIAFAVKHPDIIERTVAGINLDMVGQYLNDNNSTFFLHLTPHSRPHYINDLLINLVEFVTANNMESLGTESRFPVLSLTGSRDAFRSRVMGYTGGSDQHIFNDGLIAVPMPFFNAWPDRYYHASGDQPEICDPTQLKRSGVLAAAAVVFLMDDCPHKARRLAGEISAVSRSRIALELKRGLAWINRAGKEDLHDAYKEALNFIDQAYKRETASLLTLKDYSRREGNPAGYIDQLAETLSREKAGTRERLKDHYLFTCQIIAVTPQDMSPSEDEIRAAGIIPRRNREWIGPAGTGFLREKTGAPDSAFNLPLFRENRLIPYEILNFIDGKNSLIDIRNAVSAEFQPIPLKWVEDYIDLLVRAELVFWNAENLSSHI from the coding sequence ATGAAAAAAGCAAAAATCTTGTCTCTTGCCATTTCCATTCTGATTGCCTTAACGGTTCAGCTCGAAGCCCGAAATCATGACCCCGTCCTATCGGAAAAAGACCTCCGGGCCCTGAACAACGAAATCTCGGGCGAGCGGACTCTGGATGCCATCAGACACATGGCCCATTTCCACAGGCTGCAGCCGGGCCGGGACTATCTTCAGGCCGCAGAATGGGTGGCGGAACAGGCGAAAAAGTCGGGTCTCAGCGACGTCCGAATCGAAAGATATCCGGCGGACGGAGACATCTCTTATTCGATGACCCGGTCGAGTCCGGCCTGGGACGTCCGGTTCGCCGAACTTTGGATCACGCGGCCGAAGGAAGAAAAGCTGACAAGCTTCCATGACATTCCCGTATCCCTGGCCATCATGAGCCGGAGCTGCGATGTGGAGGGGGAACTGATCTTTGTCGGAGCCGGGACCTCCCGCTCGGATTATGAAAATCGCAGCGTCAAAGGAAATGTCGTTCTGGCGACCGGCCCGATGGGTTCCGTCACATCCCTGGCCGTGGATGGCTACGGCGCCTTGGGCGTCGTCGTGATCAACCAGCGCTTCGCCCATGACGAGCCCGACGCCGTCAGCACGACGAGAATCCGCGACGAAACACCGGCGTTCGGATTCGGCCTGTCCCGGCGGCGGGGCGAAGAACTGCGCGACCGCCTGCTTCGCGGCGAAAAGATCTTTGTCCGGGCCGTCGTTGAGACCGAAATCGGGCCCGGGCATTACGAAAATGTCGTCGCCGTGATTCCCGGAACGGAGCTTGCCGGCGAGGAAATCCTTCTCACGGCCCACCTCTGCCATTACAAACCCGGGGCCAACGACAATGCCAGCGGAAGCGCCTGCCTCCTGGAGATCGGCCGGGCCCTCGTCCGGCTCATTGAGGACGGCAAAATCAAGAGGCCGAAAAGAACCCTTCGTTTTCTCTGGGTTCCGGAATTCAGCGGCAGCATCGCCTTCGCCGTCAAACACCCCGACATCATCGAAAGAACCGTTGCCGGAATCAACCTCGACATGGTCGGACAGTATCTGAACGACAATAACTCCACATTTTTCCTTCATCTCACACCTCATTCCCGGCCTCATTACATCAACGACCTTCTCATCAACCTGGTCGAATTCGTAACGGCAAACAACATGGAATCCCTGGGCACGGAGTCCCGCTTTCCCGTCCTTTCGCTGACCGGAAGCCGGGATGCCTTCCGATCGAGAGTCATGGGATACACGGGCGGAAGCGATCAGCACATTTTCAATGACGGCCTGATCGCCGTCCCCATGCCCTTTTTCAACGCCTGGCCGGACCGCTATTATCACGCCAGCGGAGATCAGCCCGAAATCTGCGATCCCACCCAATTGAAACGATCCGGCGTGCTGGCCGCGGCCGCTGTTGTTTTTCTTATGGACGACTGCCCCCATAAAGCCCGGCGCCTGGCCGGAGAAATCTCGGCCGTGTCCCGATCCCGGATCGCCCTGGAACTGAAGCGCGGCTTAGCCTGGATCAATCGGGCCGGGAAAGAGGATCTTCACGACGCTTACAAAGAGGCTCTCAATTTCATCGACCAAGCCTACAAGCGGGAAACCGCCTCTCTGCTGACGCTCAAAGATTATTCCAGGCGGGAAGGAAACCCGGCCGGCTATATCGATCAACTTGCGGAAACGTTGAGCCGGGAAAAAGCCGGGACCCGGGAGCGATTGAAGGATCATTACCTTTTCACCTGTCAAATCATCGCCGTGACGCCGCAGGACATGTCCCCATCCGAAGATGAAATACGGGCCGCCGGGATTATCCCGCGCCGAAACAGAGAGTGGATCGGTCCCGCCGGAACGGGATTCCTCAGGGAAAAAACGGGAGCCCCGGACAGCGCCTTCAACCTGCCCCTTTTCCGGGAAAACAGGCTCATCCCCTACGAAATCCTGAACTTCATCGACGGCAAAAATAGTCTGATTGATATCCGAAACGCCGTAAGCGCCGAGTTTCAGCCCATTCCGCTGAAATGGGTCGAGGACTATATCGACCTTCTCGTTCGTGCGGAGCTGGTTTTTTGGAACGCGGAGAACCTGTCAAGCCATATATAA